A genome region from Erigeron canadensis isolate Cc75 chromosome 3, C_canadensis_v1, whole genome shotgun sequence includes the following:
- the LOC122590462 gene encoding chitinase 2-like → MELFNVFMATIFMIFIPFSSAANSNLFREYIGAESDSVKLSDMPINNKVEVHFILAFAIDYTSDDNPSPTNGKFNVFWETNHLGPSEIASIKAKNKNVKVAVSLGGDSVVHDNNKAYFSPKSIDSWVQNAVSSLTSMIKQYNLDGIDIDYEHFRSNQDDQIFVECIGRLITVLKKNRVIKFASIAPYEDNGPVQSHYTALWKKYKNVIDYVNFQFYAYDKLSVSQFVSHFNHQQASSYAGGQLLASFITKGNLGLRPEDGFFEACKQLKRQGKLGGIFVWCADESKDFGFKYEKASQALLAA, encoded by the exons ATGGAGCTTTTCAATGTTTTCATGGCCACAATCTTTATGATCTTTATACCTTTTTCCAGTG CTGCTAATTCAAATCTTTTTCGGGAGTATATTGGGGCTGAATCTGATTCGGTTAAGTTATCAGACATGCCAATAAACAATAAAGTTGAAGTCCATTTCATCCTAGCATTCGCAATCGACTACACTTCAGATGATAACCCATCTCCAACCAATGGCAAGTTTAATGTTTTCTGGGAAACCAATCATTTGGGTCCTTCAGAAATAGCATCCATTAAAGCCAAGAACAAAAATGTTAAAGTGGCAGTTAGTTTGGGTGGCGATAGCGTTGTTCATGATAATAACAAGGCTTACTTTTCTCCAAAAAGCATTGATTCGTGGGTTCAAAATGCAGTTTCTTCATTAACTAGCATGATCAAGCAATACAATTTGGATGGTATTGATATCGATTATGAACACTTCAGGTCAAATCAAGATGACCAAATTTTTGTGGAATGTATTGGACGCCTTATAACAGTTCTTAAGAAAAACCGGGTCATCAAATTTGCCTCTATTGCTCCCTATGAAGATAACGGGCCAGTTCAAAGTCATTACACGGCTTTATGgaagaaatataaaaatgttatcGATTATGTTAATTTCCAGTTTTATGCATATGATAAGCTTAGTGTCTCGCAGTTTGTGAGTCATTTTAATCATCAGCAAGCTTCAAGTTACGCAGGTGGTCAGCTTCTAGCGAGTTTCATAACCAAGGGTAACTTAGGCTTGCGTCCTGAGGATGGATTCTTTGAGGCCTGCAAACAGTTAAAGAGACAAGGTAAGCTTGGAGGCATATTTGTTTGGTGTGCTGATGAATCTAAAGATTTCGGTTTCAAATATGAAAAGGCATCTCAGGCCTTGTTGGCGGCGTGA